One Streptomyces mobaraensis NBRC 13819 = DSM 40847 DNA segment encodes these proteins:
- a CDS encoding GGDEF domain-containing protein, giving the protein MAATQSLLDGVAAAAEGALRALNGSFAAVSVWERESGRLRVLVNEGERAPDEERFPADETYPVHNFPEVAEFLHEEWVGGRPHAWVENLDDDQGGANGPGLLPVGHRVEVLRRRRRGSCVIAPIVLHGRAWGELYVARPLGAPRFGRADADFAAVLAAVTAAGIVQTERLEEARRLAYTDPLTGLGNRRAVDARLDEAIERHLAEGVVVSLVVCDLNGLKRVNDTLGHAQGDRLLERFGSLLSLCGARLPGALAARLGGDEFCLLTVGAPADEVVRAAEELCLRARRLELGEGVACGIASTGDPIGPVRTARRLFRLADAAQYRAKAAGAEKPVVAGREGGRDDPVVRLADRPPAPPRAERRRFRGRKA; this is encoded by the coding sequence ATGGCGGCGACGCAGTCCCTCCTCGACGGGGTGGCCGCCGCCGCGGAGGGCGCCCTGCGGGCCCTGAACGGCTCCTTCGCCGCCGTCTCCGTCTGGGAGCGGGAGAGCGGCCGGCTGCGGGTCCTCGTCAACGAGGGGGAGCGCGCTCCCGACGAGGAGCGGTTCCCCGCCGACGAGACGTATCCGGTGCACAACTTCCCGGAGGTCGCCGAGTTCCTGCACGAGGAGTGGGTGGGCGGACGGCCGCACGCCTGGGTGGAGAACCTGGACGACGACCAGGGCGGTGCGAACGGGCCGGGCCTCCTCCCCGTAGGCCACCGCGTCGAGGTGCTGCGCCGCCGACGCCGGGGCAGTTGCGTGATCGCCCCCATCGTGCTGCACGGGCGCGCCTGGGGCGAGCTGTACGTGGCGCGGCCCCTGGGCGCCCCCCGCTTCGGACGCGCCGACGCGGACTTCGCGGCCGTCCTGGCCGCCGTCACGGCCGCCGGCATCGTCCAGACCGAGCGGCTGGAGGAGGCCCGCAGACTGGCCTACACCGACCCGCTGACCGGCCTGGGGAACCGCCGCGCCGTCGACGCGCGGCTCGACGAGGCCATCGAACGGCACCTGGCGGAGGGCGTCGTCGTCAGCCTGGTCGTCTGCGACCTCAACGGCCTGAAGCGGGTCAACGACACCCTGGGGCACGCGCAGGGCGACCGGTTGCTGGAACGATTCGGCTCGCTGCTGTCGCTGTGCGGCGCACGGCTGCCGGGCGCGCTCGCCGCCCGGCTCGGGGGCGACGAGTTCTGCCTGCTCACGGTGGGGGCCCCGGCCGACGAGGTGGTGCGGGCGGCCGAGGAACTGTGCCTGCGGGCCCGGCGGTTGGAGCTGGGCGAGGGGGTCGCCTGCGGGATCGCGTCGACGGGCGATCCGATCGGGCCCGTGCGCACCGCGCGCCGCCTGTTCCGGCTCGCCGACGCGGCCCAGTACCGGGCCAAGGCGGCGGGCGCGGAGAAACCGGTGGTCGCGGGGCGGGAGGGGGGCCGGGACGACCCGGTCGTACGGCTCGCGGACCGGCCGCCGGCGCCGCCTCGCGCGGAGCGCCGGAGGTTCCGGGGGCGGAAGGCGTGA
- a CDS encoding enoyl-CoA hydratase/isomerase family protein: MSEQRFGEWIAIRTHEDGRVAELVLDRPKAMNAVSTELGRSIAEATAALSADRTVRAVVLTSTHERAFCVGADLKERNSFTDADLSRQRPHARAAYTGVLELPVPAIAAVHGFALGGGFELALSCDIIVADETAVVGLPEVSVGVIPGGGGTQLLPRRVGAARAAELIFSARRVAAAEARELGLVDRLVPAGQDRDEALALAARIAANSPVGLRAAKRALRLGHGLDLRAGLEVEDAAWRTVAFSGDRAEGVAAFNEKRTPDWPGE; the protein is encoded by the coding sequence GTGAGCGAACAGCGCTTTGGTGAGTGGATCGCCATCCGCACACACGAAGACGGCCGGGTAGCCGAGCTCGTACTCGACCGCCCGAAGGCCATGAACGCCGTCTCCACCGAACTGGGCCGCTCGATCGCCGAGGCGACCGCCGCGCTCTCCGCCGACCGGACCGTCCGCGCCGTCGTTCTGACGAGCACGCACGAGCGGGCGTTCTGCGTCGGCGCCGACCTCAAGGAGCGCAACTCCTTCACGGACGCGGACCTCTCGCGTCAGCGCCCGCACGCCCGCGCCGCCTACACCGGCGTCCTGGAGCTGCCGGTGCCGGCCATCGCCGCCGTGCACGGCTTCGCCCTCGGCGGCGGCTTCGAACTCGCCCTGTCCTGCGACATCATCGTCGCGGACGAGACCGCCGTGGTGGGGCTCCCCGAGGTGTCCGTGGGCGTGATCCCGGGCGGGGGCGGCACCCAGCTGCTGCCGCGCCGGGTCGGCGCGGCCCGCGCCGCCGAGCTGATCTTCAGCGCGCGGCGGGTGGCGGCGGCGGAGGCCCGGGAGCTGGGCCTGGTCGACCGGTTGGTGCCCGCCGGGCAGGACCGCGACGAGGCGCTGGCCCTCGCCGCCCGGATCGCCGCGAACTCGCCCGTCGGCCTGCGGGCGGCCAAGCGCGCCCTGCGCCTCGGGCACGGTCTGGACCTGCGGGCCGGACTGGAGGTCGAGGACGCGGCCTGGCGCACGGTGGCCTTCTCCGGAGACCGTGCGGAGGGCGTGGCCGCGTTCAACGAGAAGCGGACCCCGGACTGGCCGGGCGAGTGA
- a CDS encoding amino acid permease encodes MRLPDESERLRDLGYQPVLARRMGGFGNFAISFSIISVLSGCMTLYGFGLNTGGPSVMMWGWAGVGLMVLFIGMALAEVTSAYPTSGAMFYMANRLGGRRWGYYTGWVNLLGLLGSIAGSGYGAAQFIGALIELRFGHAPTPESTLLIFGGILLVFGVLNLFGVRMVGFLNSVSVWWHLLGVAIIVGVLWIAPDGHQSPSFVFTKFVNNTGWDNPLYVTALGLLLAQYTFTGYDASAHLSEETANASVASARGMVRSIWVSWIAGFVLLAGLTFAISDYTTTAEAGVPPAQIFLDAVGTNGATFLLLIVIGAQLFCANAGIASASRMTFAFSRDGALPGSRLWRRVSSKTQTPYPAVWLAVVGPFVLALPSLYSTTAYNAVTAINVIGITPSYVIPVFLRLRHPERFSPGPWTLGRWSRPVGWIAVGWVAFATVLFCLPQTSPVTTETMNYAAIALAAALLLATAWWPFAKSSLTTPTYDTSSRGTQLMEDIV; translated from the coding sequence ATGCGGCTGCCGGACGAGAGCGAGCGGCTGCGGGACCTCGGCTACCAGCCGGTGCTGGCGCGGCGCATGGGCGGTTTCGGCAACTTCGCCATCAGCTTCAGCATCATCTCGGTGCTGTCCGGCTGCATGACCCTCTACGGCTTCGGCCTGAACACCGGCGGCCCGTCGGTGATGATGTGGGGCTGGGCCGGCGTCGGCCTGATGGTGCTCTTCATCGGCATGGCGCTGGCCGAGGTCACCAGTGCCTACCCCACCTCCGGCGCCATGTTCTACATGGCCAACCGGCTCGGCGGCCGTCGCTGGGGCTACTACACCGGCTGGGTCAACCTGCTGGGCCTGCTGGGCAGCATCGCGGGCAGCGGCTACGGCGCGGCCCAGTTCATCGGCGCGCTCATCGAGCTGCGGTTCGGACACGCGCCGACCCCGGAGTCGACCCTGCTGATCTTCGGCGGCATCCTCCTCGTCTTCGGCGTACTGAACCTCTTCGGCGTGCGGATGGTCGGGTTCCTCAACTCGGTCAGCGTCTGGTGGCACCTGCTGGGCGTGGCGATCATCGTCGGCGTGCTGTGGATCGCGCCGGACGGCCACCAGTCGCCGTCGTTCGTCTTCACCAAGTTCGTGAACAACACCGGCTGGGACAACCCGCTGTACGTGACGGCGCTCGGCCTGCTGCTCGCCCAGTACACGTTCACCGGCTACGACGCGTCGGCGCACCTGTCCGAGGAGACCGCCAACGCCTCGGTGGCCTCGGCCCGCGGAATGGTGCGTTCGATCTGGGTGTCGTGGATCGCGGGCTTCGTCCTGCTGGCCGGTCTGACCTTCGCCATCAGCGACTACACGACGACGGCCGAGGCGGGGGTGCCGCCCGCGCAGATCTTCCTCGACGCCGTGGGGACCAACGGCGCGACGTTCCTGCTGCTGATCGTCATCGGCGCGCAGCTGTTCTGCGCCAACGCGGGCATCGCGTCGGCGAGCCGGATGACGTTCGCGTTCAGCCGCGACGGCGCGCTGCCGGGCTCCCGGCTGTGGCGGCGGGTCAGCAGCAAGACGCAGACCCCGTACCCGGCGGTGTGGCTGGCGGTCGTGGGCCCCTTCGTCCTCGCCCTGCCGTCGCTGTACTCGACCACCGCCTACAACGCCGTCACCGCCATCAACGTCATCGGGATCACGCCGTCGTACGTCATCCCCGTGTTCCTGCGGCTGCGGCACCCCGAGCGGTTCAGCCCGGGACCGTGGACCCTGGGCCGCTGGAGCCGGCCGGTCGGCTGGATAGCCGTGGGCTGGGTGGCGTTCGCGACCGTCCTGTTCTGCCTGCCGCAGACCAGCCCGGTCACCACGGAGACCATGAACTACGCCGCCATCGCCCTGGCCGCCGCGCTGCTGCTGGCCACCGCCTGGTGGCCGTTCGCCAAGAGCTCCCTCACCACGCCCACATACGACACCTCGTCCCGCGGCACCCAGCTCATGGAGGACATCGTCTGA
- the hutH gene encoding histidine ammonia-lyase — translation MDMQTHVDTDVVVGSSGTTANDVIAVARHDARVVVSPEALAAVAASRQVIEDLAAKPDPVYGVSTGFGALAVRHISPELRAQLQRNIVRSHAAGMGPRVEREVVRALMFLRLKTLASGRTGVRPVVVETMAALLNAGITPVVHEYGSLGCSGDLAPLSHCALTLMGEGEAEGPDGVLAPAAELLAAHGIEPVELREKEGLALLNGTDGMLGMLVMACSDLARLITSADVTAALSLEALLGSEKVLAPELHAIRPHPGQGTSADNMLRVLAGSGMTGHHQDDAPRVQDAYSIRCAPQVAGAGRDTLAHARLVADRELAAAVDNPVVLPDGRVESNGNFHGAPVAYVLDFLAIAAADLASIAERRTDRLLDKNRSHGLPPFLADDPGVDSGLMIAQYTQAALVSEMKRLAAPASVDSIPSSAMQEDHVSMGWSAARKLRTSLDALARVIAVELVAATRAVELRGGLTPSPATAAVLRAVREAGVEGPGADRFLAPDLAAAEAFVRSGGLVEAVEAVVGSLG, via the coding sequence ATGGATATGCAGACGCACGTGGACACCGACGTGGTGGTGGGAAGCTCCGGAACGACCGCGAACGACGTGATCGCCGTGGCGCGCCACGACGCACGCGTCGTCGTGTCCCCCGAGGCCCTGGCCGCCGTCGCCGCCTCCCGGCAGGTCATCGAGGACCTGGCGGCCAAGCCGGACCCGGTCTACGGCGTCTCCACCGGCTTCGGCGCCCTCGCCGTCCGCCACATCAGCCCCGAGCTGCGCGCCCAGCTCCAGCGCAACATCGTGCGCTCGCACGCCGCCGGCATGGGACCGCGCGTGGAGCGCGAGGTCGTGCGCGCGCTGATGTTCCTGCGCCTCAAGACCCTCGCCTCCGGCCGCACCGGCGTCCGGCCCGTCGTCGTCGAGACGATGGCCGCCCTGCTCAACGCGGGGATCACCCCCGTCGTCCACGAGTACGGCTCCCTCGGCTGCTCCGGCGACCTGGCGCCGCTCTCGCACTGCGCCCTCACGCTCATGGGCGAGGGCGAGGCGGAGGGCCCCGACGGCGTCCTCGCGCCCGCCGCCGAACTGCTCGCCGCGCACGGCATCGAGCCCGTCGAACTCCGCGAGAAGGAGGGGCTCGCGCTCCTCAACGGCACCGACGGCATGCTCGGCATGCTCGTCATGGCCTGCTCCGACCTCGCCCGCCTGATCACCTCCGCCGACGTCACGGCCGCGCTCTCCCTGGAGGCCCTGCTCGGCTCCGAGAAGGTCCTCGCCCCCGAACTGCACGCCATCCGCCCGCACCCCGGCCAGGGGACCAGCGCCGACAACATGCTGCGCGTGCTGGCCGGTTCGGGCATGACCGGGCACCACCAGGACGACGCGCCCCGCGTCCAGGACGCGTACTCGATCCGCTGCGCGCCCCAGGTCGCGGGCGCCGGGCGCGACACCCTCGCGCACGCCCGGCTGGTCGCCGACCGCGAGCTGGCCGCCGCCGTCGACAACCCGGTCGTCCTGCCCGACGGACGCGTCGAGTCCAACGGCAACTTCCATGGCGCGCCCGTCGCGTACGTCCTCGACTTCCTGGCCATCGCCGCAGCCGACCTGGCGTCCATCGCCGAGCGGCGCACCGACCGGCTGCTCGACAAGAACCGTTCGCACGGCCTGCCGCCGTTCCTCGCGGACGACCCCGGGGTCGACTCCGGCCTCATGATCGCCCAGTACACGCAGGCGGCCCTGGTCAGCGAGATGAAGCGGCTCGCCGCGCCCGCGTCGGTGGACTCCATCCCGTCCTCCGCCATGCAGGAGGACCACGTCTCGATGGGCTGGTCCGCGGCGCGCAAGCTGCGGACCTCGCTGGACGCTCTCGCCCGGGTGATCGCCGTGGAGCTCGTCGCCGCCACGCGCGCCGTCGAGCTGCGGGGCGGGCTGACGCCTTCGCCGGCCACGGCCGCTGTGCTGCGGGCCGTCCGGGAGGCCGGGGTGGAGGGGCCGGGGGCGGATCGGTTCCTCGCGCCGGATCTCGCGGCGGCGGAGGCTTTCGTTCGGTCCGGGGGGCTGGTGGAGGCCGTGGAGGCCGTGGTCGGAAGCCTGGGGTGA
- a CDS encoding DUF2786 domain-containing protein encodes MGKRRDRERPEEAAGPRPAVEAAVRRLRALPAAAAEDAADADASVLAAAPAGPAAVGRALLATAEAELRRAWERGWQPADVVRLARRDATGPGLRFVLAAVAAEARRYPPGTLPPRWAGQLRDLDAVVWWPDDDAFLDGFARRERLSRFETVAAALLALRLVASLPHIGLAGPLPGTAGSRPSTPGGRAAAVEPKTLARIRALLAKAESTDFPDEAEAFSAKAQELMARHSLDDALLAAAAAADASAADGPDVCRLGVEGPYESAKALLLSAVAEANHCHAVWSGEYGFSTVVGFEADLELVELMYTSLLVQADAAMIRAADAHHRGTNGHGPNERGARARSGRRTRDFRESFLIAYAARIGDRLSAAARDATEHAARPEALPVLAARDVAVGETAGRLFPETTSHRLRGRDAEGWARGTEAADAARLGRRRPAG; translated from the coding sequence GTGGGCAAGCGCCGGGACCGTGAGCGGCCCGAGGAGGCCGCCGGGCCGCGGCCCGCCGTCGAGGCGGCCGTGCGCCGGCTCCGCGCGCTCCCCGCGGCCGCCGCCGAGGACGCGGCCGACGCCGACGCCTCCGTCCTCGCCGCCGCGCCCGCCGGGCCGGCGGCCGTCGGACGCGCCCTGCTCGCCACCGCCGAGGCGGAGCTCCGGCGCGCCTGGGAGCGCGGCTGGCAGCCCGCCGACGTCGTCCGGCTGGCCCGCCGCGACGCCACCGGCCCCGGCCTCCGCTTCGTCCTCGCGGCCGTGGCCGCCGAGGCCCGCCGGTATCCGCCCGGCACGCTGCCCCCGCGCTGGGCCGGGCAGCTCCGCGACCTGGACGCGGTGGTGTGGTGGCCGGACGACGACGCGTTCCTGGACGGCTTCGCGCGCCGCGAGCGCCTCAGCCGCTTCGAGACCGTCGCCGCCGCGCTCCTCGCCCTGCGCCTCGTCGCCTCCCTGCCGCACATCGGCCTCGCGGGTCCGCTCCCCGGGACCGCCGGATCCCGGCCGTCCACGCCGGGCGGCCGGGCCGCCGCCGTCGAGCCGAAGACGCTCGCCCGGATCCGGGCCCTGCTGGCCAAGGCCGAGTCGACGGACTTCCCCGACGAGGCCGAGGCGTTTTCCGCCAAGGCGCAGGAGCTCATGGCGCGCCACTCGCTCGACGACGCGCTCCTCGCCGCCGCCGCCGCCGCGGACGCCTCCGCCGCCGACGGGCCGGACGTCTGCCGGCTCGGCGTCGAGGGGCCGTACGAGTCCGCGAAGGCCCTGCTGCTCAGCGCTGTCGCCGAGGCCAACCACTGCCACGCGGTGTGGTCCGGCGAGTACGGGTTCTCGACGGTCGTCGGCTTCGAGGCCGATCTGGAACTCGTCGAGTTGATGTACACCTCGCTGCTGGTGCAGGCGGACGCGGCGATGATCCGCGCCGCCGACGCGCACCACCGCGGTACGAACGGGCACGGCCCGAACGAGCGCGGTGCGCGCGCCCGTTCGGGCCGTCGGACGCGCGACTTCCGCGAGTCCTTCCTGATCGCCTACGCCGCTCGGATCGGCGACCGGCTGTCCGCCGCCGCCCGGGACGCGACCGAGCACGCCGCCCGCCCCGAGGCCCTGCCCGTGCTCGCCGCCCGCGACGTCGCCGTCGGCGAGACGGCCGGGCGCCTCTTCCCCGAGACCACCTCGCACCGGCTCAGGGGCCGCGACGCGGAGGGCTGGGCCCGGGGCACGGAGGCCGCCGACGCGGCCCGGCTGGGGCGGCGGCGCCCGGCGGGGTGA
- a CDS encoding glutamine synthetase family protein: MDAPTPRNGRLTPDELREEVRLGRVETVALALVDMQGRLKGKRYDAGHFVEKVVDGGSQMCAYALATDVDMRPLPGYALSSWDTGYGDLNLTPDPDTLRVLPWWPGTALAHADATIDGRPVAVAPREMLRRELGLLAERGLGVRTGLETEFALYEGSYDAVAAGRAGLRPVTGRNRDLALDHDDRTDTFLRGLGAALRGAGLPLEAAKTEAGPGQVEITFPYGEALAACDGHVLFKHAVRHLGTRAGLAPTFMAVPAPGVGSGLHLHLSLWSGDEPVVPDADGGLSATGRHAVAGLLAALPELTPLYAPNVNSYRRYVSESFAPTAFTWGFDNRTCAVRVVGRGRGLHLEIRLPGADANPYLALTAALAAIRHGLDHTLEPPPAVTGSAYGQDAPPVPAGLAEALDRFRAGALARELLTDEVAAHYARAAEVEVEALGAVAEAEEVTDEEVRRWWEYA; encoded by the coding sequence ATGGACGCCCCCACCCCCCGGAACGGCCGGCTCACCCCGGACGAACTGCGCGAGGAGGTCCGGCTCGGCCGCGTCGAGACCGTGGCGCTGGCCCTGGTCGACATGCAGGGCCGGCTGAAGGGCAAGCGCTACGACGCCGGGCACTTCGTCGAGAAGGTCGTCGACGGCGGCTCGCAGATGTGCGCCTACGCGCTCGCCACCGACGTCGACATGCGCCCGCTGCCCGGCTACGCCCTCTCCTCCTGGGACACCGGCTACGGCGACCTGAACCTGACCCCCGACCCGGACACCCTCCGGGTGCTCCCCTGGTGGCCGGGGACCGCGCTGGCGCACGCGGACGCGACGATCGACGGGCGGCCGGTGGCCGTGGCCCCCCGGGAGATGCTGCGCCGCGAACTCGGCCTGCTCGCGGAGCGCGGGCTGGGCGTCCGGACGGGGCTGGAGACCGAGTTCGCCCTCTACGAGGGGTCGTACGACGCGGTGGCGGCCGGACGCGCCGGGCTGCGGCCCGTCACCGGCCGCAATCGGGACCTCGCCCTCGACCACGACGACCGGACGGATACGTTCCTGCGCGGGCTCGGGGCGGCGCTGCGCGGGGCGGGGCTGCCGCTGGAGGCGGCCAAGACGGAGGCCGGCCCCGGCCAGGTCGAGATCACCTTCCCGTACGGGGAGGCGCTGGCGGCGTGCGACGGGCACGTCCTCTTCAAGCACGCCGTCCGGCACTTGGGGACGCGGGCGGGCCTGGCGCCGACGTTCATGGCGGTCCCGGCGCCCGGGGTGGGCAGCGGGCTGCACCTGCACCTGTCGCTGTGGTCGGGCGACGAGCCGGTGGTGCCGGACGCCGACGGCGGACTGTCGGCGACGGGCCGGCACGCCGTGGCGGGCCTGCTCGCCGCGCTGCCGGAGCTGACGCCCCTGTACGCGCCGAACGTCAACTCCTACCGCCGCTATGTGTCGGAGAGCTTCGCGCCGACCGCCTTCACCTGGGGCTTCGACAACCGGACGTGTGCGGTCCGGGTCGTCGGCCGGGGCCGGGGCCTCCATCTGGAGATCCGGCTGCCGGGCGCGGACGCCAACCCGTACCTGGCCCTCACCGCCGCGCTGGCCGCGATCCGGCACGGCCTCGACCACACCCTCGAACCCCCGCCCGCCGTCACCGGCAGCGCCTACGGGCAGGACGCGCCCCCGGTCCCTGCCGGCCTGGCGGAGGCCCTGGACCGGTTCCGCGCCGGCGCCCTGGCCCGGGAGCTGCTGACGGACGAGGTCGCCGCGCACTACGCGCGCGCGGCCGAGGTCGAGGTGGAGGCGCTGGGCGCGGTGGCGGAGGCCGAGGAGGTCACCGACGAGGAGGTGCGGCGGTGGTGGGAGTACGCGTAA
- a CDS encoding helix-turn-helix domain-containing protein: MLDHDETSPPSRHRLTTGDRLRIARRARGLSAAQLAQKVAISPSYVQKLESGKRKPSPALVLALAKALHLGPEALTGQPHYGEPESDDGVYAVLPELRRALLCYDSPDDLPMPPRPLPVLASEVDQVAALRRDARYVPMGPLLAPVITELTHIALDGRESDRYEAFRQLARCYRAVNSLAHKTGHHDLSHTALERVRWAAGRSGDPLLPITAGYLVAGAMLRHGAYAPARRQLRALRAELAGMRPAATQDDVLAVHGAVLLKLAVLEARENAPERARDRLREAEDVARAARNRDSLAYEMSFGPTNIRIHELHTALVTGDTERALALPARWSPVPGGEWTPPAGTAGERSSHHFIDLASARLAAGDRTGAFAALKRARKLAPNHTRFHPSVRETSAALLRMDASPPNELVRFGSWAGVGAT; this comes from the coding sequence GTGCTTGATCACGACGAGACCAGCCCGCCGTCGCGCCACCGGCTCACGACGGGGGACCGCCTGCGCATCGCCCGTCGGGCGCGCGGGCTGTCCGCCGCCCAGTTGGCGCAGAAGGTCGCCATCTCCCCCAGCTACGTCCAGAAGTTGGAGTCGGGAAAGCGGAAGCCGTCGCCCGCACTCGTCCTGGCCCTCGCGAAGGCGCTGCACCTCGGCCCCGAAGCCCTCACCGGGCAGCCGCACTACGGCGAACCGGAATCCGACGACGGGGTGTACGCCGTGCTGCCCGAGCTCCGCAGGGCCCTGCTGTGCTACGACAGCCCCGACGACCTGCCCATGCCTCCCCGCCCGCTGCCGGTGCTGGCCTCGGAGGTCGACCAGGTGGCGGCCCTCCGGCGGGACGCCCGGTACGTGCCCATGGGTCCCCTTCTGGCGCCGGTCATCACGGAGTTGACGCATATCGCCCTGGACGGCCGGGAGTCCGACCGGTACGAGGCATTCCGCCAGCTGGCCCGCTGCTACCGGGCGGTCAACTCCCTGGCACACAAGACAGGCCATCACGATCTGTCGCACACCGCCCTGGAACGGGTCCGGTGGGCCGCCGGCCGCTCCGGCGACCCGTTGCTGCCGATCACCGCCGGGTACCTGGTCGCCGGTGCGATGCTCCGCCACGGCGCGTACGCCCCGGCGCGCCGCCAACTCCGCGCGCTCCGCGCCGAGCTGGCGGGGATGCGCCCCGCGGCCACACAGGACGACGTGCTCGCCGTCCACGGAGCGGTCCTGCTGAAGCTCGCGGTGCTGGAAGCGCGCGAGAACGCCCCCGAACGGGCGCGGGACCGGCTGCGGGAGGCGGAGGACGTGGCCCGGGCGGCCCGGAACCGCGACTCCCTCGCGTACGAGATGTCGTTCGGCCCGACGAACATCCGCATCCACGAGCTGCACACAGCGCTGGTCACGGGCGATACGGAACGGGCGCTCGCGCTGCCGGCGCGGTGGTCGCCGGTCCCGGGCGGGGAGTGGACTCCCCCCGCCGGAACGGCCGGTGAGCGGTCGAGCCACCACTTCATCGACCTGGCCTCCGCCCGACTCGCCGCCGGGGACAGGACCGGCGCGTTCGCCGCCCTGAAGCGGGCGCGCAAACTGGCGCCGAACCACACGCGGTTCCACCCGTCCGTACGCGAGACGTCGGCCGCGCTGCTGCGGATGGACGCGAGCCCGCCCAATGAGCTGGTGCGGTTCGGCAGTTGGGCGGGGGTTGGGGCCACCTGA
- a CDS encoding Ig-like domain-containing protein: MEMRVMKDGKRRKGLVAAAAVLGGVLTLAACGGGDDGDNKGGGSGKEKSQQNVDAAAAKDASTAQIKITPKGGTTNAGTAVDAVQVTVSDGELTSVKMTDEKGRPVEGSLAPDKKSWKLKNPLERSSKYKIVAEAKDDKDRRATENSSFSTVSPNNSFIGSFTPENGQTVGVGMPVSINFDKPIKNRKAVQSHLKVTSSSGQQVVGHWFNDQRLDFRPQEYWKANSEVTLKMELGDVEAAPGIKGLQNKTVKFRIGHSQVSTVDAKTHQMTVVRDGKVLKTIPISAGSPSNPTYNGKMVISEKFTETRMDGSTVGFSKADGKGEYDIKDVPHAMRLSTSGTFIHGNYWGSGIFGVENTSHGCVGLQDKQGADDPNTPGAWFFKNSQIGDVVVVKNSDDKTIAPDNGLNGWNMSWQDWVKGSATGA, from the coding sequence ATGGAGATGCGTGTGATGAAGGACGGCAAGCGCCGCAAGGGCCTGGTGGCCGCGGCCGCCGTGCTCGGTGGGGTGCTCACCCTCGCCGCCTGCGGCGGTGGCGACGACGGCGACAACAAGGGCGGCGGCTCCGGCAAGGAGAAGTCCCAGCAGAACGTCGACGCGGCAGCCGCCAAGGACGCCTCCACGGCGCAGATCAAGATCACGCCCAAGGGCGGCACCACCAATGCCGGCACCGCGGTGGACGCCGTTCAGGTCACGGTCAGCGACGGTGAGCTCACGAGCGTCAAGATGACGGACGAGAAGGGTCGCCCGGTCGAGGGTTCCCTCGCGCCGGACAAGAAGAGCTGGAAGCTCAAGAACCCGCTGGAGCGGTCCTCCAAGTACAAGATCGTCGCCGAGGCGAAGGACGACAAGGACCGTCGCGCCACGGAGAACTCCTCGTTCTCCACGGTTTCGCCGAACAACAGCTTCATCGGCAGCTTCACCCCGGAGAACGGTCAGACCGTCGGCGTCGGCATGCCGGTCTCGATCAACTTCGACAAGCCGATCAAGAACCGCAAGGCCGTCCAGTCCCACCTGAAGGTGACCTCCAGCAGCGGCCAGCAGGTCGTCGGCCACTGGTTCAACGACCAGCGCCTCGACTTCCGCCCGCAGGAGTACTGGAAGGCCAACTCCGAGGTCACCCTCAAGATGGAGCTCGGCGACGTCGAGGCCGCGCCCGGCATCAAGGGCCTGCAGAACAAGACCGTCAAGTTCCGGATCGGCCACTCCCAGGTCTCCACGGTGGACGCCAAGACCCACCAGATGACCGTGGTGCGCGACGGCAAGGTCCTCAAGACCATCCCGATCTCGGCCGGCAGCCCGTCCAACCCCACCTACAACGGCAAGATGGTGATCTCGGAGAAGTTCACCGAGACCCGCATGGACGGCTCCACCGTGGGCTTCTCCAAGGCCGACGGCAAGGGCGAGTACGACATCAAGGACGTCCCGCACGCCATGCGGCTGTCCACGTCGGGCACGTTCATCCACGGCAACTACTGGGGCAGCGGCATCTTCGGCGTCGAGAACACCAGCCACGGCTGCGTCGGCCTGCAGGACAAGCAGGGCGCCGACGACCCGAACACGCCGGGCGCCTGGTTCTTCAAGAACTCCCAGATCGGCGACGTCGTCGTGGTGAAGAACTCCGACGACAAGACGATCGCCCCGGACAACGGCCTCAACGGCTGGAACATGAGCTGGCAGGACTGGGTCAAGGGCAGCGCCACCGGCGCCTGA